One window of Medicago truncatula cultivar Jemalong A17 chromosome 2, MtrunA17r5.0-ANR, whole genome shotgun sequence genomic DNA carries:
- the LOC11436330 gene encoding beta-glucosidase 12, whose amino-acid sequence MALFRELFILTLFITLSFAEVVSPILDVSSLNRTSFPTGFIFGTASSSYQYEGAAKEGGRGASIWDTYTHKYPDKIEDRSNGDVAVDQYYRYKEDVGIMRNMNLDAYRFSISWSRILPKGKLKGGINQEGIKYYNNLINELLTNDLQPFVTLFHWDLPQALEDEYSGFLSPLIINDFQDYAELCFKEFGDRVKYWITFNEPYSYSIGGYAIGFFPPGRCSKWLSSNCTDGDSGKEPYIVSHHQLLAHAAAVDVYKKKYQESQKGVIGITLVSNWFIPFSDNKFDQNAAERAVDFMFGWFMEPLTTGKYPKSMRSLVGKRLPNFSKKQARLLKGSFDFLGLNYYTSNYATNAPQLRNGRRSYNTDSHANLTTERNGIPIGPRAASNWLYVYPKGIQELLLHIKKVYNNPLIYITENGIDEFNDPTLSLEEALMDTYRIDYYHRHLFYIRSAIKNGVNIKGYFAWSLLDNFEWSSGYTVRFGINFVDYKNGLTRHQKLSAKWFKIFLKRY is encoded by the exons ATGGCATTATTCAGAGAGCTTTTCATTCTCACTCTCTTCATCACACTATCATTTGCAGAGGTTGTTTCACCAATTCTTGATGTTTCCTCACTCAATCGAACTAGCTTTCCAACCGGCTTCATTTTTGGGACAGCATCATCATCATACCAG TATGAAGGTGCTGCAAAAGAAGGTGGGAGAGGAGCAAGTATATGGGACACCTATACTCATAAATACCCAG ATAAGATAGAAGATAGAAGCAATGGAGATGTCGCGGTCGATCAATATTACCGCTATAAG GAAGATGTTGGCATCATGAGGAATATGAATTTAGATGCTTACAGATTCTCAATCTCTTGGTCCCGAATCCTCCCAA AAGGAAAGCTTAAGGGAGGTATAAACCAAGAAGGAATCAAATATTACAACAACCTCATCAATGAATTGTTGACTAATG aTCTACAACCATTCGTAACTCTATTTCATTGGGATCTTCCTCAAGCTTTAGAGGATGAGTATAGTGGCTTCTTAAGCCCTCTTATTAT AAATGATTTTCAAGACTATGCGGAACTTTGTTTCAAAGAGTTTGGAGATAGGGTGAAGTATTGGATTACTTTCAATGAGCCATACTCTTATAGCATTGGTGGCTATGCAATAGGGTTTTTTCCACCTGGTCGATGTTCTAAATGGTTGAGTTCAAATTGCACCGATGGTGATTCAGGGAAAGAACCTTACATTGTTTCGCATCACCAACTTCTTGCTCATGCCGCAGCTGTCGATGTGTACAAGAAGAAGTATCAG GAATCTCAAAAGGGTGTAATAGGCATAACCTTGGTGTCTAATTGGTTTATTCCATTTTCCGACAACAAATTCGATCAAAATGCTGCTGAGCGGGCCGTGGACTTCATGTTTGGATG GTTCATGGAACCACTAACAACGGGAAAATATCCAAAAAGCATGCGTTCCCTTGTTGGAAAACGATTGCCAAATTTCTCTAAAAAGCAAGCAAGACTACTTAAAGGGTCATTTGATTTCCTTGGACTAAACTATTATACCTCTAACTATGCTACTAATGCACCGCAACTTAGAAATGGTAGACGTAGTTACAACACTGATTCTCATGCCAATCTTACAA CTGAGCGTAATGGTATTCCAATAGGTCCAAGG GCAGCTTCAAATTGGTTGTATGTTTATCCTAAAGGAATTCAAGAATTGTTACTCCATATCAAGAAAGTCTACAACAATCCTTTGATTTACATCACCGAAAATG GTATTGATGAGTTCAATGATCCAACATTATCACTAGAGGAAGCTCTTATGGACACTTATAGAATTGACTATTATCATCGTCATCTCTTTTATATTCGATCTGCAATCAA GAACGGCGTAAATATAAAAGGATATTTTGCATGGTCATTGCTCGACAATTTTGAATGGTCATCGGGTTATACAGTGCGCTTTGGCATCAATTTTGTGGATTACAAAAATGGTTTGACAAGACATCAAAAGCTGTCTGCAAAATGGTTTAAGATTTttctcaaaagatattaa
- the LOC11436331 gene encoding uncharacterized protein, producing MGRGRGKGKKPTVTNHDDTVSGEDEKVPIQKKRGRPQKPVKDDFDEEVEKIDDSENVKNGVTNKEMKSPTAAELARKRKRNSQVKEKLDSAEEENGVGSRSSTEESAKSNGFRHNGSRRKSTPRRAAEAGVQCQ from the coding sequence ATGGGTAGAGGTAGAGGAAAGGGTAAAAAGCCAACTGTTACTAACCATGACGACACTGTAAGTGGTGAAGATGAAAAGGTTCCAATACAGAAGAAAAGAGGCAGACCACAGAAACCGGTAAAGGACGACTTTGACGAAGAAGTTGAGAAAATAGATGACAGTGAGAATGTTAAGAATGGAGTAACTAACAAAGAGATGAAAAGTCCTACAGCAGCAGAACTTgcaaggaaaaggaaaagaaactcACAGGTAAAAGAGAAGTTAGATTCAGCTGAGGAAGAAAATGGCGTTGGAAGCCGATCAAGCACAGAGGAGTCCGCGAAATCCAATGGATTTAGGCATAATGGAAGCAGACGCAAAAGCACGCCTCGTAGAGCTGCTGAAGCTGGTGTTCAGTGCCAGTAA